In Bradyrhizobium sp. CCBAU 051011, the following are encoded in one genomic region:
- the nifK gene encoding nitrogenase molybdenum-iron protein subunit beta gives MAQSAEHVLDHFELFRGPEYQQMLANKKKMFENPRDPAEVERVREWSKTAEYREKNFAREALTVNPAKACQPLGAVFASVGFEGTLPFVHGSQGCVAYYRSHLSRHFKEPSSCVSSSMTEDAAVFGGLNNMIDGLANSYNMYKPKMIAVSTTCMAEVIGDDLNAFIKTSKEKGSVPADFDVPFAHTPAFVGSHVTGYDNALKGILEHFWDGKAGTASKLERAPNKKINLIGGFDGYTVGNIREIKRIFELMGIQNTVLADNSDVFDTPTDGEFRMYDGGTTLEDAANAVHAKATISMQQWCTEKTLPFIADHGQEVVAFNYPVGVSATDEFLMALSRISGKDIPEELARERGRLVDAMADSSAHIHGKKFAIYGDPDLCYGLAAFLLEVGAEPIHVLATNGNKAWEEKMQALFGSSPFGQNCHAYPGRDLWHMRSLLFTEPVDFLIGNTYGKYLERDTGTPLIRIGFPIFDRHHHHRSPLWGYQGGMNVLVKILDKIFDEIDKKTNIAGKTDYSFDIIR, from the coding sequence ATGGCGCAGAGTGCAGAACACGTGCTCGATCATTTCGAGCTGTTCCGCGGTCCGGAATACCAGCAGATGTTGGCCAACAAGAAGAAGATGTTCGAGAATCCCCGCGATCCCGCGGAGGTGGAACGCGTCAGGGAATGGTCAAAGACAGCCGAATATCGCGAAAAGAATTTTGCGCGGGAAGCGCTCACGGTAAATCCAGCCAAGGCGTGCCAGCCGCTAGGCGCGGTGTTCGCCTCAGTTGGTTTCGAGGGCACGCTGCCCTTCGTGCACGGCTCTCAAGGCTGCGTGGCCTATTACCGCAGCCATCTATCGCGGCACTTCAAGGAGCCAAGCTCCTGCGTCTCCTCGTCGATGACGGAGGACGCTGCGGTATTCGGCGGGCTGAACAACATGATCGATGGGCTCGCCAACAGCTATAATATGTATAAGCCCAAGATGATCGCGGTCTCCACCACCTGTATGGCGGAGGTGATCGGAGACGACCTCAACGCCTTCATCAAAACGTCCAAGGAAAAAGGCTCGGTGCCAGCTGATTTCGATGTGCCGTTTGCGCATACGCCAGCCTTCGTGGGCAGCCACGTCACCGGGTACGACAATGCTCTCAAGGGCATTTTGGAGCATTTCTGGGACGGCAAGGCCGGAACAGCCTCGAAACTCGAGCGCGCGCCCAACAAGAAGATCAACCTCATCGGCGGCTTTGACGGCTACACGGTCGGCAACATCCGCGAGATCAAGCGCATTTTCGAATTGATGGGCATCCAGAACACCGTTCTTGCCGATAATTCCGATGTGTTCGATACACCGACCGACGGCGAGTTCCGAATGTATGACGGCGGCACGACTTTGGAAGACGCCGCCAACGCGGTTCACGCTAAGGCAACGATCTCGATGCAGCAGTGGTGCACGGAAAAGACGCTGCCGTTCATCGCCGATCATGGCCAGGAGGTCGTGGCCTTCAATTATCCGGTGGGCGTGTCCGCAACGGATGAGTTTCTCATGGCGCTGTCGCGCATCAGTGGCAAAGACATCCCGGAGGAACTGGCTCGAGAGCGCGGCCGCTTGGTCGACGCGATGGCCGACTCTAGCGCGCATATTCACGGCAAGAAATTCGCGATCTATGGCGATCCAGATCTCTGCTATGGGTTGGCTGCCTTCCTGCTCGAGGTTGGCGCCGAGCCGATCCATGTGCTGGCCACGAACGGCAACAAGGCCTGGGAGGAGAAAATGCAGGCGTTGTTTGGGAGCTCGCCGTTTGGGCAGAACTGCCATGCCTATCCGGGGCGAGACCTCTGGCATATGCGCTCGCTCTTGTTCACCGAGCCGGTCGACTTCCTGATTGGTAACACTTATGGCAAGTATCTGGAGCGCGACACCGGTACGCCGCTGATCCGGATCGGTTTCCCAATCTTCGATCGGCATCACCATCATCGCTCTCCGCTGTGGGGCTATCAGGGGGGCATGAACGTGTTGGTGAAGATTCTCGACAAGATCTTCGACGAGATCGACAAAAAGACCAACATTGCCGGCAAGACCGACTATAGCTTCGACATCATTCGTTGA
- the nifD gene encoding nitrogenase molybdenum-iron protein alpha chain, protein MSLATSQGIAEIKARNKELIQEVLKVYPEKTAKRRAKHLNVHEIGKSDCGVKSNLKSIPGVMTIRGCAYAGSKGVVWGPIKDMIHISHGPVGCGQYSWGSRRNYYVGTTGIDSFVTLQFTSDFQEKDIVFGGDKKLVKIIDEIQELFPLNNGITIQSECPIGLIGDDIEAVSRAKSKEYEGKTIVPVRCEGFRGVSQSLGHHIANDAVRDWVFDKVTPESKPTFEPTPYDVAIIGDYNIGGDAWSSRILLEEMGLRVIAQWSGDGSLAELEATPKAKLNVLHCYRSMNYISRHMEEKFGIPWCEYNFFGPSKIVESLRKIAGYFDDKIKEGAERVIEKYQPLVDAVIAKYRPRLEGKSVMLFVGGLRPRHVIGAYEDLGMEVVGTGYEFGHNDDYQRTAQHYVKDGTLIYDDVTGYEFERFVEKIQPDLVGSGIKEKYVFQKMGVPFRQMHSWDYSGPYHGYDGFAVFARDMDMAINSPIWKKTKAPWKNVSKPKLMAAE, encoded by the coding sequence ATGAGTCTCGCCACGTCCCAGGGCATCGCAGAAATCAAAGCCCGCAACAAAGAGCTGATTCAGGAGGTGCTGAAGGTCTATCCGGAGAAGACCGCAAAACGGCGCGCCAAGCACCTCAATGTTCACGAGATCGGCAAGTCGGACTGCGGAGTCAAGTCTAACCTCAAATCCATCCCAGGTGTGATGACGATCCGCGGTTGCGCCTACGCGGGCTCCAAAGGTGTGGTCTGGGGACCGATCAAGGACATGATCCATATCAGCCACGGTCCGGTCGGCTGTGGACAGTACTCGTGGGGCTCGCGGCGTAACTATTACGTCGGCACGACAGGCATCGATAGTTTCGTCACCTTGCAGTTCACATCCGACTTCCAGGAAAAGGATATCGTGTTCGGCGGCGACAAGAAGCTCGTCAAAATCATTGACGAGATCCAGGAGCTGTTCCCGCTCAACAACGGCATCACCATCCAGTCGGAATGCCCGATCGGCCTGATCGGTGACGACATCGAGGCGGTCTCCAGGGCAAAATCGAAGGAATATGAGGGCAAGACCATCGTGCCGGTCCGCTGCGAGGGTTTCCGCGGCGTGTCACAGTCGCTCGGCCACCATATTGCCAACGACGCAGTGCGCGATTGGGTCTTCGACAAGGTCACGCCCGAGAGTAAGCCGACGTTCGAGCCGACGCCCTACGATGTCGCGATCATCGGCGACTACAATATCGGCGGCGACGCCTGGTCATCCCGAATTCTGCTTGAGGAAATGGGCCTGCGCGTGATCGCGCAGTGGTCCGGTGACGGGTCCCTGGCCGAGCTCGAGGCAACGCCAAAGGCGAAGCTTAACGTGCTGCATTGCTACCGCTCGATGAACTACATCTCGCGTCACATGGAGGAGAAATTTGGTATTCCCTGGTGCGAATACAACTTCTTCGGGCCCTCCAAGATCGTGGAGTCGCTGCGCAAGATAGCCGGTTATTTTGATGACAAGATCAAGGAGGGTGCCGAGCGGGTGATCGAAAAATATCAGCCGCTGGTGGACGCAGTGATCGCTAAATATCGCCCGCGCCTGGAGGGCAAGAGCGTGATGCTGTTCGTTGGCGGACTGCGTCCGCGCCACGTGATCGGCGCCTACGAGGACCTGGGCATGGAGGTCGTCGGCACCGGCTACGAGTTCGGCCACAATGACGACTACCAGCGCACTGCCCAGCATTACGTCAAGGACGGCACGTTGATCTACGACGACGTCACCGGCTACGAGTTCGAACGCTTCGTCGAGAAGATCCAGCCTGACCTGGTCGGCTCAGGCATCAAGGAAAAATATGTCTTCCAGAAGATGGGCGTGCCGTTCCGCCAAATGCACTCCTGGGACTATTCGGGTCCGTATCATGGCTATGATGGATTTGCGGTCTTCGCGCGCGACATGGACATGGCCATCAACTCACCGATCTGGAAAAAGACCAAAGCGCCGTGGAAAAACGTCTCGAAGCCGAAGCTGATGGCTGCCGAATAA
- a CDS encoding NADP-dependent malic enzyme produces MSSHSEDLLSAALAYHRLPRPGKLEIQAIKPLVNQRDLALAYSPGVAAACNEIAKDPAEVASLTARANLVAVVSNGSAVLGLGNIGPLASKPVMEGKAVLFKKFAGIDVFDIEIKADTIERVVDTVAALEPTFGGINLEDIRGPECFSIEAQLKERMKIPVFHDDQHGTAIIVGAAIVNALLLNGKKLPDVKIVCSGAGAAAIACLNLLVSLGAQRKNIWVCDIDGVVHEGRNTSMDPWKAVYAQTTDARVLADVIPGADIFLGLSAPNVLRPEMVKQMVDKPLVMALANPVPEIMPDEARKGRPDAMICTGRSDFPNQVNNVLCFPFIFRGALDVGATEINEEMKHAAVDAIAQLARDPPSDAVACGCDANETQGFGPGSLIPSPFDPRLILRIAPAVAKAAMDSGVATRPIKNFDEYRGLLERFAFRSGLVMRPMFAKAKTQPVRVIYAEGEDKRVLRATQVVLEEKLARPILVGRPSVVETRINRFGLSIKAGEDFDLVNPEDDPRYRSYVQSYIDIAGRRGATPDAARTVVRTNNTVIAALAVVRGEADAMLCGVEGRYMSHLRHVREIIGFLPGTSDYAALALMITRKGSYFIADTQVRPSPSAEELAEMASLAALHVQRFNFKPKVAFVSHSDFGSYDTDSSHKMRRATQLLKEKHPELEADGEMQGDTALSAAARRIVLPQSRLEGEANILIMPTLDAANIAYQTIKVLADALPVGPILIGPARPAHILTPGVTARGVLNMTAVAAVEAQERAGRPQLG; encoded by the coding sequence ATGTCATCCCATTCTGAAGATCTCCTTTCGGCGGCGCTGGCCTATCACCGGCTGCCGCGACCCGGTAAGCTCGAAATCCAGGCGATCAAGCCGCTCGTCAACCAGCGCGACCTTGCGCTCGCCTATTCCCCCGGCGTTGCCGCCGCCTGTAATGAGATCGCCAAAGACCCCGCTGAGGTCGCCTCGCTGACGGCGCGTGCCAATTTGGTCGCCGTGGTCAGTAACGGCAGCGCCGTGCTCGGCCTCGGCAATATCGGCCCGCTGGCGTCCAAGCCCGTGATGGAAGGCAAGGCGGTGCTGTTCAAGAAGTTCGCCGGCATCGACGTGTTCGACATCGAGATCAAGGCCGACACGATCGAGCGGGTGGTCGACACCGTGGCGGCGCTGGAGCCGACTTTCGGCGGCATCAATCTCGAAGATATCCGCGGACCGGAATGCTTCTCAATCGAGGCGCAGCTGAAGGAGCGCATGAAGATCCCAGTCTTCCATGATGACCAGCACGGCACCGCCATCATCGTGGGCGCTGCGATCGTCAACGCGCTGCTTCTAAACGGCAAGAAGCTGCCCGACGTGAAGATCGTCTGCTCCGGCGCCGGCGCGGCCGCGATCGCCTGTCTCAACCTGCTGGTGTCGCTGGGGGCGCAGCGCAAGAACATCTGGGTCTGCGACATCGATGGCGTTGTCCACGAAGGCCGCAATACCTCGATGGACCCCTGGAAGGCCGTCTATGCGCAGACCACTGATGCGCGGGTGCTTGCGGATGTCATCCCCGGTGCGGATATCTTCTTGGGGTTGTCAGCGCCGAACGTGCTGAGACCGGAAATGGTCAAGCAGATGGTCGACAAGCCGCTGGTGATGGCGCTCGCTAACCCGGTGCCGGAGATCATGCCGGACGAGGCCCGCAAGGGCCGTCCCGACGCGATGATCTGCACGGGACGTTCGGACTTCCCGAACCAGGTCAACAACGTCCTGTGCTTTCCCTTCATCTTCCGCGGCGCGCTCGATGTCGGCGCCACCGAGATCAACGAGGAGATGAAGCACGCGGCGGTCGATGCAATCGCGCAGCTTGCGCGCGATCCTCCGTCGGACGCGGTGGCTTGCGGTTGCGATGCCAACGAGACGCAGGGCTTTGGGCCGGGATCGCTGATCCCGAGCCCCTTCGACCCGCGCCTGATCCTGCGCATCGCGCCGGCGGTGGCGAAGGCTGCGATGGACTCCGGCGTTGCGACGCGGCCCATCAAGAATTTCGACGAGTATCGCGGACTCCTCGAGCGGTTTGCGTTCCGCTCCGGCCTCGTCATGAGGCCGATGTTCGCCAAGGCCAAGACGCAGCCGGTTCGCGTCATCTACGCCGAGGGCGAGGACAAGCGCGTGCTGCGCGCCACGCAAGTGGTGCTCGAAGAGAAGCTGGCGCGGCCGATCCTGGTGGGGCGGCCCTCGGTGGTCGAAACCCGCATCAACCGGTTTGGCCTCTCGATCAAGGCAGGCGAGGATTTTGACCTTGTCAATCCCGAGGACGATCCGCGCTATCGCTCCTATGTGCAGTCCTATATCGACATCGCAGGACGCCGCGGCGCCACGCCAGATGCGGCGCGCACGGTGGTGCGCACCAACAATACGGTAATCGCGGCGCTCGCTGTGGTGCGTGGGGAAGCCGACGCCATGCTATGCGGCGTCGAGGGGCGGTACATGAGCCACCTGCGCCATGTGCGCGAGATCATCGGCTTCTTGCCGGGGACCAGCGATTATGCGGCGCTGGCGCTGATGATCACCAGGAAGGGCTCCTATTTCATCGCCGACACTCAGGTGCGTCCCAGCCCAAGCGCGGAGGAACTGGCGGAAATGGCGTCGCTGGCGGCGCTGCACGTCCAGCGCTTCAACTTCAAGCCGAAGGTCGCGTTCGTGTCGCATTCCGACTTCGGCAGCTATGACACTGATTCCTCGCACAAGATGCGCCGCGCGACCCAGCTTCTGAAGGAGAAGCACCCAGAGCTCGAGGCCGACGGCGAGATGCAGGGCGACACCGCGCTGTCGGCCGCTGCACGACGGATAGTGTTGCCGCAATCGAGGTTGGAAGGCGAGGCCAACATCCTGATCATGCCGACGCTGGATGCGGCCAACATAGCCTATCAGACGATCAAGGTCCTGGCGGATGCGCTTCCGGTCGGACCGATCCTGATCGGTCCGGCGCGGCCGGCGCATATCCTAACGCCCGGGGTGACCGCGCGCGGCGTCCTCAACATGACGGCGGTCGCCGCCGTCGAGGCCCAGGAGCGCGCCGGCCGCCCGCAACTTGGCTAA
- a CDS encoding 4Fe-4S binding protein: protein MAYKIIASQCTVCGACEFECPNAAISLKNDIYVIDPKKCTECEGHCDTPQCAVICPVPGTCVPA from the coding sequence ATGGCCTACAAGATAATCGCCTCCCAGTGCACCGTCTGCGGCGCATGTGAGTTTGAATGCCCGAACGCAGCAATCAGCCTCAAGAACGACATCTATGTAATCGATCCGAAGAAGTGCACTGAATGCGAGGGGCATTGCGACACGCCGCAATGCGCCGTTATCTGCCCGGTGCCCGGCACGTGCGTGCCGGCATAA
- a CDS encoding IS5 family transposase, whose amino-acid sequence MRGEDEHAERLFSYVRLETRIPTDHPLRAIRELVDAALKDLSRSFDRLYAREGRPSIPPERLLRALLLQAFYTVRSERQLMEQLDYNLLFRWFVGLSADDTVWDATVFCKNRDRLLDGDIAAKFFASVLNLPQVSKLLSSEHFSVDGTLIEAWASMKSFVPKDGDGRPPAAKGSGGRNAERDFHGEKRKNDTHSSNTDPDARLFRKGAGKEAKLCHMGHLMTENRNGLIVDARLTEANGTAERTTALDMIEDNAKPGSTVGGDKNYDTADFVAGCRERGCTPHVSQNNANRRSAIDARTTRHPGYRISTIKRKRIEEPFGWIKTVGGLRKTRHRGRGLVEWFFVLTATAYNLVRIPKILATTA is encoded by the coding sequence ATGCGCGGCGAAGATGAGCATGCGGAACGCCTTTTCAGCTACGTGCGGCTGGAGACACGGATCCCTACGGACCATCCGCTGCGAGCGATCCGGGAGCTTGTTGACGCGGCGCTGAAGGATTTGTCGCGATCGTTCGATCGACTGTATGCGCGCGAAGGACGGCCGTCGATCCCGCCGGAGCGGCTGTTGCGAGCGCTGCTGCTGCAGGCGTTCTACACGGTGCGCTCGGAACGGCAGCTGATGGAGCAACTCGACTACAACCTGCTATTTCGCTGGTTCGTCGGCCTGTCTGCGGACGATACGGTGTGGGACGCGACCGTGTTCTGCAAGAACAGGGACCGCCTGCTCGACGGTGATATCGCGGCGAAGTTTTTCGCGAGCGTTCTCAACCTTCCGCAAGTGAGCAAGCTGCTGTCCAGCGAGCACTTCTCCGTCGACGGCACGTTGATCGAGGCCTGGGCCAGCATGAAGAGTTTTGTGCCGAAGGATGGCGATGGCAGACCGCCGGCGGCCAAGGGCAGTGGCGGGCGCAACGCCGAGCGCGACTTCCATGGCGAGAAGCGCAAGAATGACACGCATTCTTCGAACACTGACCCGGATGCCAGGCTGTTCCGCAAAGGCGCCGGCAAGGAGGCCAAGCTCTGTCACATGGGTCATCTGATGACGGAGAACCGCAACGGGCTGATCGTCGATGCGCGACTGACCGAGGCCAACGGCACCGCGGAGCGGACCACCGCGCTCGACATGATCGAGGATAATGCCAAGCCTGGCAGCACGGTGGGCGGTGACAAGAACTACGACACTGCCGACTTCGTCGCAGGCTGTCGTGAGCGCGGCTGCACCCCGCATGTCTCCCAGAACAATGCCAATCGCCGCTCGGCGATCGATGCGCGCACCACCCGTCATCCCGGCTATCGCATCAGCACGATCAAGCGCAAGCGGATCGAGGAGCCGTTCGGCTGGATCAAGACCGTTGGCGGGCTGCGCAAGACACGCCATCGCGGCCGAGGATTGGTCGAGTGGTTCTTCGTATTGACCGCGACCGCCTACAACCTCGTTCGCATCCCGAAAATTCTGGCAACGACGGCATGA
- a CDS encoding beta-L-arabinofuranosidase domain-containing protein, with amino-acid sequence MQRQIYVTGGIGSQSFGEAFSSDYDLPINTAYAESCGSIGLMMFASRMLAMEVDSRYADVMERALYNTVLGSIAFDERTISMLTRFLY; translated from the coding sequence GTGCAGCGCCAGATCTATGTCACCGGCGGTATCGGCTCGCAAAGCTTCGGCGAAGCGTTCAGCAGTGATTACGATCTGCCGATCAATACAGCGTACGCGGAAAGTTGCGGGTCGATTGGCCTGATGATGTTCGCGAGCCGTATGCTGGCGATGGAAGTGGACAGTCGCTATGCCGACGTGATGGAGCGCGCCTTATACAATACGGTCCTGGGCAGCATCGCTTTCGATGAGCGCACTATTTCTATGTTAACCCGATTTCTATATTAA